In Bernardetia sp., the DNA window TACTAAAGATATGTATTATTATACAGGCATTTCTCTTAGTTTTACAATTAGCAGAGTGGTTTGTCCAGCAGAATTTAGGTAATTCTACTCATCAATAATGATAAGATTAGGTTATAAAATGAGTAAATGTAAAATAAAACACTCTTTGATTTGAAATTACTGCTTAGTGTGTTTATTTTTGTCTTAAATCTTTGCAATACTTATTTTTACCCTATTGTTCTTTATACCTTATGAATTCTGTCAAAATATTCTCTGGTTCTTCCTCTCGTTATCTAGCCAAAAAGATTGCTCACTCTTATGGAAAGCCCCTAGGAGAACACAATCTTCAAGTTTTTAGTGATGGAGAAATGTGTCCTAATTATAGCGAATCTATTCGTGGTGCAGATGTATTTATTGTCCAATCTACCTTTCCACCTGCCGATAATCTAATGGAGCTTTTGCTTATGATTGATGCTGCCAAGCGTGCTTCGGCTGGTTCGGTGACCGTAGTAATGCCTTATTTTGGATATGCTCGACAAGACAGAAAAGATAAACCTCGTGTGGCTATCGGTGCAAAACTGGTAGCCAATCTTGTTTCTGCAGCAGGCGCAACTCGTATCATGACTTGTGATTTGCATGCAGGACAGATTCAAGGGTTTTTCGATATTCCTGTTGACCATCTATACGCAACAGCTATTTTTATTCCTTACATTGAATCATTAAAGATTGAAAATCTTGTTTTTGCTTCGCCTGATGTTGGAGGAGTTGCAAGAGCAAGAAGTTATGCTGCCCAGTTTCACGCTGATATGGTAGTTTGTGATAAACACAGAAAGAGAGCCAACGAAATTGCTTCTATGCAAGTAATAGGAGATGTAGAAGGAGCGAATGTAATTATTGTAGATGATCTTATCGATACGGCAGGAACAATTTCAAAGGCTGCACAAGTTCTTTTAGATAACGGTGCTGTGTCTGTACGTGCGATAGCTACACACCCTGTTTTGTCTGGAAAGGCGTATGAAAATATCAATAATTCTCCACTCGTAGAGCTGGCTGTTATGGATACTATTCCATTGAAAGAAGAGTCAGACAAAATAAAAGTATTGTCAGTAGCAGACCTTTTTGCAAAAGCAATTCGTAAAATACACGATAGAGAGTCTATCAGTACACTTTTTATATAAAAAGTAAAAGAAAATTAGAAAAATAACTCTAGTCGTTAGAAATAATTTGATAGAATTTTTCACTCCTTTTTCCTGTATGGAAGAAGGAGTTTTTTTATAGATAACTATTTTAACTTAGAGTGGTTACTTCTAGTAAATAAATAGGATGTATTATAATTTTTTTATCTATGCTTAAACGTCCCTATCAGTACCTTCGAAAAACTTATTTAGCCTTCATAAACAGCATTATTTTTATACCTTCTGTGATGGCTTTCTTGTCTGTTACGTTTTCTATATTGATGATGACCTTTGAAGACTCCGAACTAAGTAATGAAGCGAAGGAGGTCTTGAAGTTTGCGTTAGTAATAGGTGCAGATAATGCTCGTTTCTTGCTCAATGCTTTTATTGGAGGCATTATTTCCCTAATGGTATTTAATTTTTCTATGGTAATGGTAGTCCTTAACCAAGCTGCCACAGCCTTTTCTCCTCGGGTTGTACCAGGGGTGCTAACCAACAAGTCTTATCAAGTGGTTTTAGGAACTTACTTAGGAACAATTTTGTATTGTCTTTTGCTTATTGTGAATATAGGTAAGACAGAAGAAGGAATTTATATTCCTCAACTCAGTATTTTCGTAGGAATGTGTTTAGGAGTATTGTCTTTAATTCTCTTTATTTATTTTATTCATTCCATATCTAGGTCTGTTCAAGTAGATAATATTATTTTGCTTGTATATAACAAGACATTTAAAGAATTAAAATCCAAAGAAGTTAGTAAATATCAAGACTATCAGACAGTTTTTGATAAGGTAGCAAGCTGGCAAACTATCCCAAGCAACCAAAGTGGCTATTTTAGAGAATGTAATAGAAAAAAGTTAGTAAAAGTAGCTAAAAAACACGATATAAAACTGTTTATAAGTCTGAAAGAAGGTTCATTTCTTGTTATTGGTACTCCTTTATTGAAAGTAGATAAAGAAATAAAACAAGAAGTGATGGATGAAATATTAGAAGAGTTTATATTTTATGATAATGAATACATACAAGACAATTATGTATATGGAATTAAGCAATTATCTGAAATAGCAACAAAAGCATTAAGTCCGGGGATAAATGACCCAGAAACAG includes these proteins:
- a CDS encoding DUF2254 domain-containing protein, which encodes MLKRPYQYLRKTYLAFINSIIFIPSVMAFLSVTFSILMMTFEDSELSNEAKEVLKFALVIGADNARFLLNAFIGGIISLMVFNFSMVMVVLNQAATAFSPRVVPGVLTNKSYQVVLGTYLGTILYCLLLIVNIGKTEEGIYIPQLSIFVGMCLGVLSLILFIYFIHSISRSVQVDNIILLVYNKTFKELKSKEVSKYQDYQTVFDKVASWQTIPSNQSGYFRECNRKKLVKVAKKHDIKLFISLKEGSFLVIGTPLLKVDKEIKQEVMDEILEEFIFYDNEYIQDNYVYGIKQLSEIATKALSPGINDPETAIRTINYMTLLFIEKALREGVYCYTDEDDNTRLWEETYSLYNLMYRYIAPILYYGKDDVMVVERLFSMIESLLLAQRIEGKLDVSKINSLLLEFHKTIKDNTEGEQKNYINKAILRINLLMQKSGFQLPFLE
- a CDS encoding ribose-phosphate pyrophosphokinase, which gives rise to MNSVKIFSGSSSRYLAKKIAHSYGKPLGEHNLQVFSDGEMCPNYSESIRGADVFIVQSTFPPADNLMELLLMIDAAKRASAGSVTVVMPYFGYARQDRKDKPRVAIGAKLVANLVSAAGATRIMTCDLHAGQIQGFFDIPVDHLYATAIFIPYIESLKIENLVFASPDVGGVARARSYAAQFHADMVVCDKHRKRANEIASMQVIGDVEGANVIIVDDLIDTAGTISKAAQVLLDNGAVSVRAIATHPVLSGKAYENINNSPLVELAVMDTIPLKEESDKIKVLSVADLFAKAIRKIHDRESISTLFI